A single Pristis pectinata isolate sPriPec2 chromosome 6, sPriPec2.1.pri, whole genome shotgun sequence DNA region contains:
- the b3gnt5a gene encoding lactosylceramide 1,3-N-acetyl-beta-D-glucosaminyltransferase A, translating into MTTVYRRRKCQFLQLVVTCFSCCFILLYWEELDANVISHLKSYSYRYLINSYNFLNDSMTLNKETAASLHSYRYLITHENKCKDQDVLLLLFVKTSPENRPRRDAIRQTWGNEQYINSELKVTIKVIFVLGVHKDLSQRDIVQHKLLIEDQQHSDLIQQDFYDDFHNLTLKLIFQFKWANTFCQNAKFVMSSDDDVFVHTPNLVNYLLQLDKETSNFWIGRVHKGAPPVRNKESKYYVPYEMYQWPAYPDYTAGAAYVVSQDVAVKVYEALMTLNSSLYIDDVFMGICAKKMGVPPQHHVYFAGEGKAPYHPCIYNQMMTSHGHVKDIHHLWREATHAKVTSLTSGFWGQLYCRLIKMFLLCKPYYVDTYPCIAAFS; encoded by the coding sequence ATGACTACTGTGTACAGAAGAAGAAAATGTCAGTTTCTCCAGTTAGTTGTCACTTGTTTTTCCTGCTGCTTTATCCTACTATATTGGGAGGAGCTAGATGCAAATGTCATTAGTCATTTGAAGTCTTACTCTTACAGGTATCTCATCAATAGTTATAATTTTTTGAATGATAGCATGACTCTGAACAAGGAGACAGCAGCTAGCCTTCACAGTTACAGATACTTGATCACccatgaaaataaatgcaaagatCAGGACGTGTTACTCCTTCTGTTTGTGAAAACCTCTCCTGAAAACCGTCCTCGGCGGGATGCTATTCGTCAGACTTGGGGCAATGAACAATATATAAATTCAGAGTTGAAGGTCACCATTAAGGTAATTTTTGTTTTGGGAGTACATAAAGATCTCTCCCAAAGAGACATTGTACAGCATAAGTTATTGATAGAAGATCAACAGCATTCTGACCTCATCCAACAGGACTTCTATGATGATTTTCACAACCTTACACTGAAACTAATCTTCCAGTTCAAGTGGGCAAATACTTTCTGCCAAAATGCTAAATTTGTTATGTCCTCCGATGATGATGTTTTTGTACACACTCCAAATCTAGTAAACTACCTGCTACAGCTAGATAAAGAAACAAGTAATTTCTGGATTGGTCGCGTACACAAGGGTGCACCCCCTGTAAGAAACAAAGAAAGTAAATACTATGTTCCATATGAAATGTATCAATGGCCTGCATATCCCGATTATACAGCAGGTGCTGCATATGTTGTGTCCCAGGATGTTGCAGTGAAAGTCTACGAGGCCTTAATGACTCTAAACAGCAGCCTTTATATAGATGATGTCTTTATGGGCATTTGTGCCAAAAAGATGGGAGTACCACCGCAACATCATGTATATTTTGCTGGTGAAGGAAAGGCCCCGTATCATCCATGTATTTATAACCAAATGATGACCTCTCATGGGCATGTAAAAGATATCCACCATTTGTGGAGGGAGGCCACACATGCAAAAGTGACTTCTCTCACCTCTGGATTCTGGGGACAACTTTACTGTCGACTTATCAAAATGTTCCTTCTCTGCAAACCATACTATGTAGACACGTATCCTTGTATTGCTGCATTTTCCTAG